The genomic segment TTGTCGAAGATGAACCTGAGCTCGCTCGCCAAGTGGCCGTGTGGATGGCGGATGGCGGCCACCGCTTGCAGTGGGAAAAGTCCGGTGCAGAGGCCCTGGCGGCGCTGAAGCAGCAGGGATATGACGTCATCATCCTGGATGTGGGGCTGCCAGACACGGATGGTTTCACCCTGGTGCAAAAGCTGCGCCGGGGCGGGCTGCGCACGCCAGTGCTCTTTCTCACCGCCCGGGCGGAGGTGTCTGACCGCGTGCGTGGCCTGGCCGCTGGAGGCGATGATTACCTGACCAAGCCGTTTGCGGTGGAGGAATTGATGGCCCGGCTGGAGGCGCTGCACCGCCGAGTGAATAATCATGTGCCCACCCACCGCATCCTCGGCAAATGCCGCCTGGACTTCGTGCGCCGCCGCGTGAGCTGCGGCGCGGAAAGCGTGGAGCTGCAACCTCGCGAGTGGTGCCTGCTGGAGGTGCTGATGAATCATGAGGGCCGCGTGCTGCCGAAAAAATTTCTGCTGGAGCAGGTGTGGGACATCCACTTTGACCCCGGCACCAATGTGGTGGATGCCATGGTCTGCCGACTGAGGCGTAAACTGGAAATGCCAGGCAGCGGCATCTTGGTCGAGACCATTCGAGGCAAAGGATATGTTTTCAAAACTCTGGCCTGAAAAACTCCCCTCACTCTGGCGTCTGGCCCTGCTCATGGGCCTCATTGTCATCGTGAACATTCTCTTGATCCTCACCTTCGTACGGATCGCCGTCAGCCAGGACATGCGCCAGGTGGATCGCAATCGTGTCACCGATGACCTCATCGAATACTCCGTGCTGTACACGAATGGCGGGCTCAATGGGATGAAAAAAGTCTTTCATGCCAGCCAGCACATTGACTGGAATGGCCTGCGCCTTACCACCGCTTTTGGCAAGGTCCTGCATGAGGAGATTCCCGCTGAAATGAAGGCCTTCACCTGGCCTGAGCAGACCGTGAAATTCCTGCTGGAGGCTGGCGATATGGACCTCATGGAAGTGACCTCCCCAGACCAAACCCTGCGCCTGCACGTGGGGGCCATCCGGCTGTGGGATGGGAACACGCTGTGGTTTGGCCGGTCAGATGCGCAGGCGCGGCGGCACCTAGCGAACATTGAGCGGCATCTCTGGTTCGCCGGCCTCACCGCTGCGCTCATCTCCTTCCTGCCCGTGGTGTGGTTCCTCAATGACGTGCTGCGGCCCATCCAGTCCTTCATCATCAGTGCTGAGCGCATGCGCGTGCCCGGCAGCAGTGCGCGGCTGCGCGCCCCCAGCGCCATCCCGGAACTGAAGGCCCTGGCCAGCGTGGTGAATACCGGGCTGGACCAGATCCGCGCACTCACGCGTGAGTTGCAGTCCACGAATGATTTCCTCGCCCATGAGCTGCGCACCCCGCTGGCACGCGTGCGTGGGAACCTAGAGCACTTTCATGATCAAACCGACAATGTGATGGCCCGCGAGGCCGCCGCCCGCAGCCTGGAGGAAATTGACCGTGCCACCCAGCTTGTGCAGACCCTCCTCACCATTCGTGCGGGGGATCATGTGGCCCTGCGCCTGCATCGTCAGGTCACTTCATTGGATGGTCTTCTCAGCAGTTTGGTGGAGCTCTTTATCCCCGCAGCCGAAGATCGTCGGCTGACTCTTACCCTCGGCACTGGCCTCAGCCTCACCTTGAATGTGGACCGCGAACTGCTGACCCAGGCAGTCTCCAATCTGCTGGACAATGCCCTGGCCTACACCCATGCCGGCGGTGAGATCAAAGTGAGCTGGATGGGCGAAGGCACCGGGGCCATCATCACCGTGGAAGACACTGGCCCTGGCCTGCATCCAGAGGAATTGGAAGTCATCTGGGACCGCTACGTACGCGGCAGTGCCGCCCGGCCAAAGACTTCCGGCATGGGCCTGGGGCTCAGCCTCGTGCGCTCCATCGCCATGGCCCACGGAGGCAATGCGGGCGGGCAAAATCGCGAAGGCGGCGGTGCCACGTTTTGGATCTACATTCCCGGCTCTTAAAACAGCACTGTCATACAGACCGCAGGCCCAGGTCACCTAGAGGGCAAATGAATGGAGCGCGAACTCGCCAACCAACTCGAAGCCCTGCATGCCGATGCCCACGGCTGGGCTCTGCATTGCTGCGCGGGGGACTTTTCACGGGCGGAGGAGGTGCTGCAAAACGCTTACCTGAAACTGGCCCAGGGCCGCACCCATCCTGCGGGCACCTCCACCTTCAAGACTTGGTGGTTCGGCGTCATCCGCTACACCGCGCACGAAGAATTTCGGCGGCTGCGCTGCCGCGAAACCCTGCTGGGCAAACTGTGGGCTCAATTCCAGGGAGAATCCCACGATCCACGCCCTTCACCC from the Prosthecobacter dejongeii genome contains:
- a CDS encoding response regulator transcription factor gives rise to the protein MNLLLVEDEPELARQVAVWMADGGHRLQWEKSGAEALAALKQQGYDVIILDVGLPDTDGFTLVQKLRRGGLRTPVLFLTARAEVSDRVRGLAAGGDDYLTKPFAVEELMARLEALHRRVNNHVPTHRILGKCRLDFVRRRVSCGAESVELQPREWCLLEVLMNHEGRVLPKKFLLEQVWDIHFDPGTNVVDAMVCRLRRKLEMPGSGILVETIRGKGYVFKTLA
- a CDS encoding sensor histidine kinase gives rise to the protein MFSKLWPEKLPSLWRLALLMGLIVIVNILLILTFVRIAVSQDMRQVDRNRVTDDLIEYSVLYTNGGLNGMKKVFHASQHIDWNGLRLTTAFGKVLHEEIPAEMKAFTWPEQTVKFLLEAGDMDLMEVTSPDQTLRLHVGAIRLWDGNTLWFGRSDAQARRHLANIERHLWFAGLTAALISFLPVVWFLNDVLRPIQSFIISAERMRVPGSSARLRAPSAIPELKALASVVNTGLDQIRALTRELQSTNDFLAHELRTPLARVRGNLEHFHDQTDNVMAREAAARSLEEIDRATQLVQTLLTIRAGDHVALRLHRQVTSLDGLLSSLVELFIPAAEDRRLTLTLGTGLSLTLNVDRELLTQAVSNLLDNALAYTHAGGEIKVSWMGEGTGAIITVEDTGPGLHPEELEVIWDRYVRGSAARPKTSGMGLGLSLVRSIAMAHGGNAGGQNREGGGATFWIYIPGS
- a CDS encoding RNA polymerase sigma factor; this translates as MERELANQLEALHADAHGWALHCCAGDFSRAEEVLQNAYLKLAQGRTHPAGTSTFKTWWFGVIRYTAHEEFRRLRCRETLLGKLWAQFQGESHDPRPSPSRQVELDEQTLQLRAALSQLPPRQAEVLHLVFYQDLTLSEAALVMKVGLGSVRQHYERGKARLRSLLQTPDSDHETRLR